The Oryzihumus leptocrescens sequence GGGGAGGCGAAGGAGACCAGGCCCGCCACGAGAGCGACCGCGATGGCGACCGGCAGCGCGCCGGTGGCCACGGTGGTGCCCGCGTCCGCGGTCACGGAGGCGACCACGCTCGCGTGCAGGGGGGCCAGGCCGGTCATGTCGGGCCCGCTCAGGCCTTCTCGGCGAGGACGTCGTCGACGAGGCCGGACAGGGTGGAGGTCTGCACCGGGCCGAGCACGCGCGCGGCGATCCGGCCACGGGTGTCCAGGACCAGCGTCGTCGGCACCGTCGGGGCCTTGCCGCGCAGGGCGAGCACCGGGGCGCCGCCGTCGTAGGCCAGGGAGGGGTAGGTGATGCCGCGCGAGCGCAGGAACGCCGCACCCGCGTCGGGGCCCTCCTTGAAGTCCAGGCCGAGGAACTGCACCGGCTTGTTGGCCTTCTCGTAGGAGCTCCAGGCCTGCTGCAGGTCACCGGCCTCTGAGACGCACGGCCCGCACCACGAGCCCCACACGTTGACCACGAGGACCTTGCCGCGGGCCTGGTCCATCGACCACGGCTTGCCGTCGACGTTGGTGCCCTTGAGGCGCACCGCGTCCTCGCGCTTGTCGAGCGCGATCCGCTCGACCGTGCCGTCGCCGGAGACGAAGCCCTTGCGGTCACCGGACTGGGCCTGCGCCGAGATGGAGTTGGGGTCGCTGCTGCACGCCGTCAGGCCGAGGGCCAGCGCGGCGGCCACCCCGAGTGCCACGAGCCTCACGCGCCCGCCTTCCTGGCCGCGTGGGCCAGCAGCGCACCCGCGGGCTCGCTGTAGGAGATCGACTCGAGCTGGTCCCCGAGGAAGCTCAGCGTCGTCAGCGAGGCCAGGGCGCACTGCCGCTTGCGCGGGTCGTGCCACAGGCGCTTGCCCTCGAGCTTGTTGCGCAGGGTCCAGACCGGCAGCTGGTGGGAGACGATGACCGCCTCGTGGCCCCGGGCCACGGCGCGCGCGTCGGTGACCGCGGCCACCATCCGGGCGGCGATCTCGGCGTAGGGCTCGCCCCAGGAGGGCCGGAACGGGTTGAGCAGCTTGGGCCAGTGCTCGGGGTGGCGCAGGGAGCCGTCGCCGACGCCGAAGGTGCGGCCCTCGAAGTGGTTGCCCGCCTCGATGACCCGGTCGTCGGTGTGGATGGCCAGCTCGTGGACGGCCGCGATCGGGGTGGCCGTCTCCTGGGCCCGGTCCAGCGAGGACGCGACCACGTGGGTCACGTCGTGGCCGGCGAGGTGGTCGGCCACCGCCTGGGCCATGTCCCGCCCGAGCTCGGACAGGTGGAAGTCGGGCAGCCGCCCGTAGAGCACGCCGGTGGGGTTGTGGACCTCACCGTGGCGCATCACGTGCACCACGGTGCGCACACCGGTGGAGGACATCTGCGGGGTCATGACCCGATTGTCGCAAACGACTCTGTGACGGCCCGGGCCGCCGCGGGCAGCGCGGAGACGACCTTGTCGACGGCCGCGTCGTCGTGGGCCGCGCTGACGAACCACGCCTCGAACGCGCTCGGCGGCAGGTGCACGCCCTGGCTGAGCATCGAGTGGAAGAAGGCCGAGAACGCCTGGGAGTTCTGGGCTTTGGCGTCGTCGTAGTTGTGCACGGCCTCCTCGCGGAAGAACACCGAGAACATGCTCCCGGCCCACTGCACGACGTGCGGTATGCCGTGCCGCGACAGCTCCTGCGTGGTCGCCGTGGCTATGGCAGAACTCACGTCGGCCAGGCGCTGGTAGACCTCGGGCGTGCAGCCCCGGAGGGTGGCCAGGCCGGCGGCGGTGGCCACGGGGTTACCCGACAGGGTGCCCGCCTGGTAGACGGGGCCGAGCGGCGCCAGCATCGCCATGACGTCGGCGCGACCGCCGAACGCGGCCGCGGGGAACCCGCCGCCCATGACCTTGCCGAAGGTGAACAGGTCCGGCGCGCCACCGTCATACGGGCCCTCGACGCCGTACCAGCCGGCCGCACTGCACCGGAAGCCGGTCATGACCTCGTCGGAGATGAGCAGGGCACCGTGCTCGCGGGTGACCCGGCGCATGGCCTCGGTGAAGCCGGGCAGCGGCGGGACGACGCCCATGTTGCCGGCGGCCGCCTCGGTGATGACGGCGGCGATCTCGGCGCCGTGCTCGGCGAACGCGGC is a genomic window containing:
- the hemL gene encoding glutamate-1-semialdehyde 2,1-aminomutase; amino-acid sequence: MTAYPFEAPESQALLERAARVTPGGVNSPVRAFRAVGGTPRFMASAQGPWLRDVDGREYVDLVCSWGPMILGHAHPGVMAAVQEAATRGFSFGTPSENEVALAEEIVARVEPVEQVRLVSSGTEATMSAIRLARGFTGRSKVVKFAGCYHGHVDALLASAGSGVATFALPDSAGVPASSAGETIVLPYNDVEALEAAFAEHGAEIAAVITEAAAGNMGVVPPLPGFTEAMRRVTREHGALLISDEVMTGFRCSAAGWYGVEGPYDGGAPDLFTFGKVMGGGFPAAAFGGRADVMAMLAPLGPVYQAGTLSGNPVATAAGLATLRGCTPEVYQRLADVSSAIATATTQELSRHGIPHVVQWAGSMFSVFFREEAVHNYDDAKAQNSQAFSAFFHSMLSQGVHLPPSAFEAWFVSAAHDDAAVDKVVSALPAAARAVTESFATIGS
- a CDS encoding histidine phosphatase family protein, whose translation is MTPQMSSTGVRTVVHVMRHGEVHNPTGVLYGRLPDFHLSELGRDMAQAVADHLAGHDVTHVVASSLDRAQETATPIAAVHELAIHTDDRVIEAGNHFEGRTFGVGDGSLRHPEHWPKLLNPFRPSWGEPYAEIAARMVAAVTDARAVARGHEAVIVSHQLPVWTLRNKLEGKRLWHDPRKRQCALASLTTLSFLGDQLESISYSEPAGALLAHAARKAGA
- a CDS encoding TlpA family protein disulfide reductase: MRLVALGVAAALALGLTACSSDPNSISAQAQSGDRKGFVSGDGTVERIALDKREDAVRLKGTNVDGKPWSMDQARGKVLVVNVWGSWCGPCVSEAGDLQQAWSSYEKANKPVQFLGLDFKEGPDAGAAFLRSRGITYPSLAYDGGAPVLALRGKAPTVPTTLVLDTRGRIAARVLGPVQTSTLSGLVDDVLAEKA